CGATTACAGTGTTCGCGTACTGGTGCATAAGAGATAGAAGGACCGTTACGAATGGTAATCAGATAATTTTTACCCATAAATATGGCGGTGGTGCCATAACGAATGACATTATCTTCTAGCTTCGCCGTCCGTATTACCACAAAGATAGTATCGTTGTCATAGTTCTCGACTTTGGCACGCTGATGATCGGCAAAGGCATCCTCAATCGCCAACTCATGTAAATCAAAGGCACTTTTGACCTTAATCATAGTCTCTAGGCTCGGCTCATACAGGCCAAGCCAAATAAACTGGCCGCTATTGGTCAAGGCCTTGCTTACATTACTGAGCGCTATTTGTTCAAGCTGCGCCCCAGTTTTACGAGAATAGGCATAGCAATTGACCACTTCGTCAGCACTGGATAAATCAATATCTTCATAACGTTCGGCATCGGGGTCATAAACGGTCATGGTCTCGATAGTATCTTCGAGCGTTGCATCCGCATCACCGTATATATAGCTATCATAATCAGCGATATATAGTGAGTCATTGCTGTCAGTAGGGTCACTGATATTGGTGTTGGGGTTGACCATTAGGTCGTCATCGCGATTCATAGATCACCTCTCAACATAGACAAAATGTTTTGAATAAATTCTTAATATATTTTATTTAACTCAAATTATAGTTATAGCGCATAGCGCTTTAAGGTTTCTATATCGACTAAGGTTAATAAGCTCTCATGACAAGCTTCTAATTTGAGCTGAGGAGCAATATCAAAATCTAACGCCTCTACCCAACGTAGAGCGCAGATGCACCAGTAGTCACCGGGTTTAAGGCCATCAAAATTGTATTCAGGTAAAGGAGTAATAAGGTCGTTACCACGCTCGGCTGAAAAGTTTAAAAATTCGCTGGTCATTTTGGCGCAAACCGTATGCTGGCCGACATCATAATGGCCAGTATGACAAAAGCCGTTACGATAATAACCGGTAATAGGATCAAAGCAGCAGCTGGCAAGCGCTGTGCCTAACACGTTGGTTTGATTGATTTCAGGATTGGGATGATGATCAGATGACATAAGGCCTCCGAGAGTGCAAAGAGCGGCTAGTTTAACATGAGTCTACTATGAAGTCGTTACTTTGAACTATTTAGAATAGTGGCAATGGGTGCTCAAATGCGCTGGCTTTTATTATAAACGAGCGCATATTGTATTGAATTATGGCTAGGCGAAGCTTAATCGCTATGCTAAACTTAAGCGTAAAGTGCCTTGACCATCTATCGTCTTAATTTATTCGTTTTATCATTCCAGTTTATAATTATTACTGCCATTTTTGGTATTACCTAGTTTTTACTAATAATTAGGCCGGTGATGTTGTGTGTCAAAAATACACCGCACTTAGCAATCATTAGCTCAAAACCCTAATCTTATAACGCTGCATTTTTGGCAAGCGCTACGCCAAACAAGGATTTATTGTGCCTGCAAGTTCTGATTCTGTTAATTCCCAATCTCTGCCTAATTTGAGTAACTTTCATCTGAGCAATTTTGCTGGCGAAGTTGCTAATAGTTGGCTCCTCCCTGATGGGGTGGTCGATGTGCTATTTGAAGAGGCGCAAAAGCAAGAAGTGCTTCGCAATAAGCTTACGCAGCGGCTTATCACGCATGGTTATCAGCTGGTCGATCCGCCGATGATTGAATATACTGAATCATTACTAAGTGATGCCTCAGAAGATCTTAAGCGTCAAACTTTTAAGATTATCGATCAGCTCACTGGCCGTCTAATGGGTTTACGTGCTGATATCACTCCGCAAATCCTGCGTATTGATGCGCAGCATGGCGGCACTGGTATTGCGCGTTATTGTTACGCCGGTCATGTTATTCATACCTTGCCTTCAGGTCTATTCGGTTCACGTACCCCATTACAATTAGGGGCGGAGATTTTTGGCTGTGCCGAATTTGAAGCCGATATAGAGCTCGTTGATGTACTGCTTAGCCTAATTGATAGCTTAAATATGAAAGCGGCGTTACATATCGACTTAGGACATGTGGCTATTTTTAGACGCTTAGCTACTCTAGCCCAGCTCTCAAGCAGTGATACTGAGCAGTTAATGCATTTGTATGCCAATAAGAATCTACCAGAGCTCCAGCGGGTTTGCCAATCACTGACTATGGGCGATGATTTTTATACCTTGGCACGTTTTGGGCATGACATGCCGCAATTAATGGCGAAGTTGTCGGCGGATGCGCAGCAAGATAAGCAGATTGCTGATGCTATTAA
This sequence is a window from Psychrobacter jeotgali. Protein-coding genes within it:
- a CDS encoding DUF2237 family protein, whose protein sequence is MSSDHHPNPEINQTNVLGTALASCCFDPITGYYRNGFCHTGHYDVGQHTVCAKMTSEFLNFSAERGNDLITPLPEYNFDGLKPGDYWCICALRWVEALDFDIAPQLKLEACHESLLTLVDIETLKRYAL
- a CDS encoding ATP phosphoribosyltransferase regulatory subunit, which encodes MPASSDSVNSQSLPNLSNFHLSNFAGEVANSWLLPDGVVDVLFEEAQKQEVLRNKLTQRLITHGYQLVDPPMIEYTESLLSDASEDLKRQTFKIIDQLTGRLMGLRADITPQILRIDAQHGGTGIARYCYAGHVIHTLPSGLFGSRTPLQLGAEIFGCAEFEADIELVDVLLSLIDSLNMKAALHIDLGHVAIFRRLATLAQLSSSDTEQLMHLYANKNLPELQRVCQSLTMGDDFYTLARFGHDMPQLMAKLSADAQQDKQIADAINELQLLKTHLQQVWHCEVSTDVTELTGYHYHTGIVFNGYINSETQPLVRGGRFDGMQSGNQQTHQQQPRAATGFSMDVSRLLPHIELAAPTIVVVDYESLKSANDSQTQALRSKVAQLRQQDHWVTMPLNDTDYPQGVTHRLSIMNDEWQLIAI